A genomic region of uncultured Paludibaculum sp. contains the following coding sequences:
- a CDS encoding RidA family protein: MKEIISTEQAPKAIGPYSQAVRWNGLAFLSGQIPLDPATGQLVEGGIEEQTVRVLENLRAVLEAAGASFDTVLKTTIFVKDLGDFAKVNEIYGRYFPVNPPARATVEAARLPRDVRVEIEAIAYTK, from the coding sequence ATGAAAGAAATCATCTCTACCGAACAAGCACCCAAAGCCATCGGTCCCTATTCGCAGGCCGTCCGCTGGAACGGACTCGCCTTCCTCAGCGGCCAGATCCCGCTCGACCCCGCCACCGGCCAACTCGTCGAAGGCGGCATTGAGGAACAGACGGTCCGTGTTCTCGAAAACCTCCGCGCCGTGCTGGAAGCCGCCGGAGCCTCTTTCGACACCGTCCTCAAGACGACCATCTTCGTGAAGGATCTGGGCGACTTCGCCAAGGTCAACGAAATTTACGGCCGGTACTTTCCCGTGAATCCCCCCGCCCGCGCCACAGTCGAGGCCGCACGCCTCCCCCGCGACGTCCGCGTCGAGATCGAAGCCATCGCGTACACGAAGTAG
- a CDS encoding dihydroorotate dehydrogenase encodes MAGDPASSRLAVSLCGIPLKNPVLAASGTFAYGVEFESILNLDQMGGFVVKGLSREPMDGNKPPRVWEAEAGMMNSIGLQNIGVRAFVAEKLPALRKHATPVFANVFGYAIEDYCEVVRVLEDHEGVAAYELNVSCPNTKHGGIFFSSDPDLLGQLVSEVRRVARRPLIVKLSPNVTRIEPLAQAAESAGADALSLTNTFVSLAIDIRTRKPRLGAGFGGLSGPAIKPIALRLVFEAARAVKIPVIGLGGIATGEDAVEFMLAGATAVQVGTATFWDPRAPIRIARELDQFLKQESIASAASLTGALEWNKP; translated from the coding sequence ATGGCCGGTGACCCCGCCTCTTCCCGTCTCGCCGTCTCCCTCTGCGGTATCCCGCTCAAGAACCCCGTATTGGCCGCCTCCGGCACCTTTGCTTATGGCGTCGAATTCGAATCCATCCTGAACCTCGACCAGATGGGCGGCTTTGTCGTCAAAGGTCTCTCCCGTGAGCCTATGGATGGGAACAAGCCCCCGCGCGTTTGGGAAGCCGAAGCCGGCATGATGAACTCCATCGGACTCCAGAACATCGGTGTCCGGGCTTTCGTCGCCGAGAAACTACCGGCTCTGCGCAAGCATGCCACACCGGTCTTCGCGAATGTTTTCGGCTACGCCATTGAGGACTACTGCGAGGTCGTGCGCGTCCTTGAGGACCACGAGGGTGTCGCCGCCTACGAGCTCAACGTCTCCTGCCCCAACACAAAACACGGTGGCATCTTCTTCTCATCCGACCCCGATCTGCTCGGCCAACTCGTCAGCGAGGTCCGCCGTGTCGCCCGCCGTCCCTTGATCGTCAAGCTTTCGCCGAACGTCACCCGCATTGAGCCGCTGGCTCAGGCCGCCGAATCCGCCGGAGCCGACGCCCTATCCCTCACCAACACGTTCGTGTCTCTGGCCATCGACATCCGCACTCGCAAGCCACGCCTCGGCGCCGGCTTTGGTGGCCTTTCCGGACCCGCCATCAAGCCCATCGCCCTCCGCCTCGTCTTCGAAGCAGCCCGCGCCGTGAAGATCCCGGTCATCGGACTCGGCGGGATTGCCACCGGCGAAGATGCCGTCGAGTTCATGCTCGCCGGAGCCACGGCCGTCCAGGTCGGCACCGCGACCTTCTGGGACCCGCGCGCCCCCATCCGCATCGCCCGGGAACTCGATCAGTTCTTGAAGCAGGAAAGTATCGCCAGCGCAGCCAGCCTCACTGGCGCGCTCGAATGGAACAAACCATGA
- a CDS encoding TetR/AcrR family transcriptional regulator, with the protein MLAAKQGRTRARRDPGKTREALLEAAFDNMYRSGFQGTDLDSILETAGVTKGALYHHFQNKEALGYAVVDEVIGQITQERWAQPLEGAEDPIGRLIAIVQSTSLLQEHVERGCPLNNLAQEMSPLDEGFRTRIAAQFNAWRGAIATALRSGQERGLVRGGVDTLEAATFLVATYEGYISLAKNAQDFRVLQSGKKIMVRYLETLRAPA; encoded by the coding sequence ATGTTAGCTGCGAAGCAGGGCCGGACGAGGGCGCGGCGCGATCCGGGGAAGACGCGGGAGGCGCTGCTGGAGGCAGCCTTCGACAACATGTACCGGTCGGGATTTCAAGGTACTGATCTGGATAGCATTCTGGAGACCGCCGGAGTGACGAAGGGCGCGCTGTACCACCACTTCCAGAACAAAGAGGCGCTGGGCTACGCAGTGGTGGACGAGGTGATTGGACAGATTACGCAGGAGAGGTGGGCGCAGCCGCTGGAGGGCGCGGAAGACCCTATCGGCCGGCTGATCGCGATTGTGCAGTCGACGTCACTGCTGCAGGAGCACGTGGAGCGGGGTTGCCCGCTGAACAATCTAGCACAGGAGATGTCTCCTCTGGACGAGGGGTTTCGAACGCGGATCGCGGCGCAGTTCAACGCGTGGCGGGGGGCGATCGCGACGGCATTGCGGTCGGGACAGGAGCGCGGCCTGGTGCGCGGCGGAGTGGATACGCTGGAGGCCGCGACGTTTCTGGTGGCGACGTACGAGGGGTACATCTCTCTGGCGAAAAACGCGCAGGACTTCCGGGTGTTGCAGTCGGGCAAGAAGATCATGGTGCGGTATCTGGAGACACTGCGGGCACCTGCGTGA
- the bla gene encoding subclass B3 metallo-beta-lactamase, with amino-acid sequence MRLLFIALLSLQLLSADVNPGWKKPFPAHHIAGNVYYVGTEDLASFLITSPQGHILINTGLADSVPLLQQSVEKLGFHLKDVKILLNMQAHFDHVAAMEEVRKLTGAKVYATEADAPIMADGGKSDPYLGPEYAFAPIHVDRVLKDGEVIKLGSTELTVLTTPGHSKGSVSYTMTVDDKGQKRLLAFANMETIIMPLVGNAKYPRIIADCEETFAKQRRLSPEIWLAAHASQYDMAKKVKTGSFVDPQGYKAAVARCEQQFRKQLAQEEAKTAAAR; translated from the coding sequence ATGCGCTTGCTCTTCATTGCTCTCCTTTCCCTCCAACTCCTGTCCGCCGATGTGAACCCCGGCTGGAAGAAACCTTTCCCGGCCCATCACATTGCCGGTAACGTCTACTACGTCGGAACCGAGGACCTCGCCAGCTTCCTCATCACCAGTCCGCAGGGCCACATCCTCATCAACACCGGTCTGGCGGATTCCGTGCCTTTGCTCCAGCAGAGCGTCGAGAAACTCGGCTTCCATTTGAAGGACGTCAAGATCCTGCTCAACATGCAGGCTCACTTCGATCATGTGGCAGCCATGGAAGAGGTCCGCAAGCTCACCGGAGCCAAGGTCTACGCCACGGAAGCCGATGCGCCCATCATGGCGGATGGCGGCAAGAGCGACCCGTACCTTGGTCCGGAATACGCCTTCGCGCCCATTCACGTTGATCGTGTCCTGAAGGACGGTGAGGTGATCAAGCTGGGCTCGACGGAGCTCACCGTTCTCACCACACCGGGCCATTCCAAAGGCAGTGTCAGCTACACCATGACGGTCGACGACAAAGGCCAGAAGCGCCTGCTCGCCTTCGCCAACATGGAGACCATCATCATGCCGCTGGTGGGCAATGCGAAGTACCCCCGCATCATCGCCGACTGCGAAGAGACCTTCGCTAAACAGCGCCGCCTGTCACCGGAGATCTGGCTCGCTGCCCACGCTTCGCAATACGACATGGCGAAGAAGGTGAAGACCGGCTCGTTCGTCGACCCCCAGGGCTACAAGGCCGCCGTCGCCCGCTGTGAGCAGCAGTTCCGCAAACAGTTGGCGCAGGAAGAGGCCAAAACGGCTGCCGCCCGCTAG
- a CDS encoding serine acetyltransferase encodes MESTLSELSERLIASYTCCGGINHIDGKNLPAKNAIAEITVDLLRLLFPGFFDEFLIHSSEIQAETVELMGSVLVRLENEIYKSLEYSTPKELANQDLKDAARRLTLKFLGNLPRIRELLQTDVEAAYEGDPAALSKDEVIVAYPFVEAIAAQRLAHELYLDHVPLIPRIMTEWAHSRTGMDLHPGARIGTHFFVDHCTGTVIGETSVIGNHVKMYQGVGLVAKSLAAGQALRGQKRHPTIEDKVTIYAGATIMGGDTVIGAGSTIGASVFVTTSVPPYSLVIQEAAETKVIQKRPSSSYEIDFQI; translated from the coding sequence GTGGAGTCCACTCTCTCCGAACTGTCAGAACGTTTGATTGCTTCCTACACTTGCTGCGGCGGCATCAATCACATCGACGGCAAGAATCTGCCCGCCAAAAACGCGATTGCCGAAATCACGGTGGACCTGCTGCGGCTGCTGTTTCCAGGGTTCTTCGATGAGTTCCTGATCCACTCGTCGGAGATCCAGGCCGAGACTGTGGAACTGATGGGCAGCGTGCTGGTCCGGCTGGAGAACGAGATCTACAAGAGCCTGGAGTACAGCACGCCGAAGGAACTGGCCAACCAGGACCTGAAAGACGCGGCGCGCCGGCTAACCTTGAAGTTCCTGGGCAATCTGCCGCGCATCCGGGAGCTGCTGCAAACGGATGTGGAAGCGGCCTATGAGGGCGATCCGGCTGCGCTCAGCAAGGACGAGGTGATTGTGGCGTATCCCTTTGTGGAAGCGATCGCCGCACAGAGACTGGCCCACGAGTTGTATCTCGACCATGTACCGCTGATTCCCCGCATCATGACGGAGTGGGCGCACTCGAGGACGGGCATGGATCTGCATCCCGGCGCGCGCATTGGAACCCACTTCTTTGTGGACCACTGCACGGGCACGGTCATCGGCGAAACGTCGGTAATCGGCAACCACGTGAAGATGTACCAAGGTGTAGGCTTGGTGGCGAAGTCGCTGGCCGCGGGGCAGGCGTTGCGCGGGCAGAAGCGGCATCCCACCATCGAAGACAAGGTCACGATCTACGCCGGGGCGACGATCATGGGCGGCGACACGGTGATTGGTGCAGGCAGCACAATTGGGGCGAGCGTATTCGTCACCACAAGTGTGCCGCCCTATTCGCTGGTGATTCAGGAAGCGGCGGAGACGAAAGTAATCCAGAAGCGGCCGAGTTCCAGCTACGAGATCGATTTCCAGATCTGA
- a CDS encoding tRNA-(ms[2]io[6]A)-hydroxylase — MKKLEPAEIEEMPLLSRTPAEWARAVLAEPMRLLVDHAFLEKKAATNALELLTRWPNDWLDGWVETMTAVARDETAHLAQVTRILLRRGGRLERVHKNPYANALRLMVRKGEATELLDRLLISALIEVRSCERFLALAEASEDRELAEFYKALYASESGHYRVFLMLARKVATPAVADARWRAMLEAEARILGEQEMGPRIHSGWRP; from the coding sequence GTGAAGAAGCTGGAACCAGCCGAGATCGAGGAGATGCCGCTGCTGTCACGGACGCCCGCGGAATGGGCGCGCGCCGTGCTCGCGGAGCCGATGCGGCTGCTGGTGGATCACGCCTTTCTCGAGAAGAAGGCGGCCACCAACGCGCTGGAGCTGCTGACGCGCTGGCCCAACGACTGGCTGGACGGCTGGGTGGAGACGATGACCGCCGTAGCGCGGGACGAAACAGCGCATCTGGCGCAGGTGACGCGCATCCTGCTGCGAAGGGGTGGGCGCCTGGAGCGAGTCCACAAGAATCCCTATGCGAACGCGCTGCGGCTGATGGTGCGCAAGGGCGAGGCGACGGAACTGCTGGACCGCCTGCTGATCTCGGCGCTGATCGAGGTGCGATCGTGCGAGCGATTTCTGGCTCTGGCGGAAGCGTCGGAGGACCGGGAACTGGCGGAGTTCTACAAGGCGCTGTACGCATCGGAGTCGGGCCACTACCGGGTGTTTCTGATGCTGGCGCGGAAGGTCGCCACGCCCGCGGTGGCCGACGCACGGTGGCGGGCGATGCTGGAAGCCGAGGCGCGAATTCTCGGTGAACAGGAAATGGGTCCGCGGATCCACTCTGGCTGGCGGCCGTAG
- a CDS encoding alkaline phosphatase has product MAKQQLNRRGFFGRASALAALGGSLEALHGAQLKPGARPRNIIWMVADGMSPSVLPLADHFSQLIRGKGILWQALLDRPEAQRGWMDEASLDSLVTDSSSSASCWGSGSRIFNGWVNVLPDGTGLTPIADLARHQRKRVGLVTTATVTHATPAGFAASVKHRDDEHIIAEQYLDRVDVILGGGRRFFDPSARADKRDMIAAFRQKGYGCAPTRGDLAKLGSARMLGLFSASHLPYSIDRRADQAAQDLVPTLAEMTSAALNALSHAPNGFLLQVEGGRVDHAAHANDAAALLWDMLAFDEAVETVLQFTEKHPETLVVVTSDHGNANPGLVGMGTEYTESTRCFERLAHVNSSFYAISPRLGGTAEYTMKATGVTVPAKPVPTAERVQELARYHFGFDLAADEIDVLRKAGSGTKKLSINRQLDSLSSLMGQVVGNHTGIGWTGSTHTSDYTLLTALGPGAERFTGFVRNTEIFPHLTALMDVEFKNPSMDPVKARQFKEAAGVLLRRRPDWA; this is encoded by the coding sequence ATGGCGAAGCAACAACTCAACAGACGGGGTTTCTTCGGGCGCGCCAGCGCGCTGGCCGCGCTGGGCGGGAGTCTCGAAGCCCTTCACGGCGCACAACTCAAGCCCGGCGCCAGGCCCAGGAACATTATCTGGATGGTCGCCGACGGGATGAGCCCCAGCGTCCTGCCCCTCGCCGATCATTTCTCGCAACTCATTCGAGGCAAAGGGATTCTCTGGCAGGCGTTGCTCGACCGGCCCGAGGCCCAACGCGGCTGGATGGATGAAGCGTCGCTCGATTCCCTGGTGACGGACTCCTCCTCTTCCGCCTCTTGCTGGGGCTCTGGCTCGCGCATCTTTAACGGCTGGGTGAATGTTCTGCCTGACGGGACTGGCCTGACCCCCATCGCAGATCTCGCCCGTCATCAGCGCAAACGCGTCGGTCTGGTCACCACCGCGACGGTCACGCACGCCACGCCGGCGGGCTTTGCCGCGTCGGTGAAACACCGCGACGACGAGCACATCATCGCCGAGCAGTACCTCGACCGCGTGGACGTTATCCTCGGCGGGGGCCGTCGCTTCTTCGATCCGTCCGCCCGCGCCGACAAGCGCGACATGATCGCCGCCTTCCGCCAGAAGGGCTACGGCTGCGCGCCCACACGCGGCGACCTCGCCAAACTGGGCAGCGCCCGCATGCTTGGCCTCTTCAGTGCCAGCCACCTGCCTTACTCCATCGACCGCCGCGCCGATCAGGCCGCCCAGGATCTCGTGCCGACCCTCGCCGAGATGACCTCGGCCGCGCTGAACGCCCTGTCGCACGCCCCCAACGGTTTCCTGCTCCAGGTGGAAGGCGGCCGCGTCGACCACGCCGCGCACGCCAACGATGCCGCGGCCCTCCTCTGGGATATGCTCGCCTTCGACGAAGCCGTGGAAACGGTTCTTCAGTTCACGGAAAAACACCCTGAGACGCTGGTGGTCGTCACCAGCGATCATGGAAACGCCAACCCGGGGCTGGTCGGCATGGGCACTGAGTATACGGAAAGCACGCGATGCTTTGAGCGTCTCGCCCACGTGAATAGCTCGTTCTATGCCATCTCGCCCCGCCTGGGTGGTACAGCCGAGTACACAATGAAGGCGACCGGCGTCACTGTCCCGGCCAAACCAGTCCCAACCGCCGAGCGCGTCCAGGAACTGGCTCGCTATCACTTTGGTTTTGACTTGGCCGCGGACGAAATCGATGTTCTACGCAAGGCGGGCAGCGGGACGAAGAAGCTTAGCATCAACCGCCAGCTCGACTCGCTCTCCAGTCTCATGGGGCAAGTGGTCGGGAACCACACCGGCATCGGATGGACGGGCTCCACCCACACCTCGGATTACACGCTGCTCACGGCTCTCGGTCCCGGCGCCGAACGCTTTACCGGATTCGTGCGCAACACCGAGATCTTCCCGCACCTCACGGCCCTGATGGACGTTGAGTTCAAAAACCCGTCCATGGATCCGGTCAAGGCACGGCAGTTCAAGGAAGCCGCTGGAGTCCTGCTCCGTCGCCGCCCCGACTGGGCTTAG
- a CDS encoding alpha/beta fold hydrolase produces MIWLAVVVLLFPAAGLLYQALGARRDARRFPCPGRIVNGLHLHQTGSGGPTVVLEAGIAASSVSWRLVQEPLSREATVASYDRAGFAWSAARPAPRTVPNLVADLNELLDASGLPGPYILVGHSFGCLLLRHFAATHPDKVHALVLVDPLEPFEWHPVTAVQAKRLSKGVVLSRRGATLARLGVVRFALNLLLSGSKAIPQLMAKASSGKGSSVTDRLVGEVRKLPADLWPVMCAHWCLPRCFRTMAEYLQRLPEACGLPLDPRPLANKPLVVISAGKADPAVQTAHRETAALSLLGRHVVAEGCGHWIQLDDPEIVISEIRRVIELS; encoded by the coding sequence GTGATCTGGCTCGCGGTCGTAGTTCTGCTGTTTCCGGCCGCGGGCCTCCTCTACCAGGCACTGGGCGCTCGACGGGACGCCCGGCGTTTTCCTTGCCCGGGTCGCATCGTCAACGGGCTCCACCTACACCAGACCGGCTCCGGCGGACCCACCGTGGTGCTCGAAGCCGGCATCGCCGCGAGTTCCGTCAGTTGGCGACTGGTGCAGGAACCGCTCTCCCGGGAAGCGACGGTTGCCAGTTATGACCGCGCCGGCTTCGCCTGGAGCGCCGCCCGTCCCGCGCCTCGCACCGTCCCCAATCTCGTCGCCGACCTCAACGAACTCCTCGACGCCTCAGGCCTCCCCGGGCCGTACATCCTGGTCGGACACTCCTTCGGATGCCTCCTGCTCCGCCACTTTGCGGCCACCCATCCGGACAAGGTCCATGCCCTAGTCCTGGTCGATCCGCTCGAGCCATTTGAGTGGCACCCCGTCACCGCAGTCCAGGCCAAGCGCCTGTCGAAGGGCGTGGTGCTCTCGCGTCGCGGAGCCACCCTGGCCCGTCTCGGCGTCGTCCGATTCGCACTGAACCTCCTCCTCTCTGGCTCAAAAGCCATCCCCCAACTCATGGCCAAGGCCTCCAGCGGGAAGGGCAGTTCGGTCACAGACCGGCTGGTGGGTGAGGTCCGCAAACTGCCCGCCGACCTGTGGCCCGTCATGTGTGCCCACTGGTGCCTGCCCCGTTGCTTCCGGACCATGGCCGAGTACCTGCAGCGGCTCCCGGAAGCCTGTGGTCTCCCGCTGGATCCGCGTCCGCTGGCAAATAAGCCCCTGGTGGTCATCTCCGCCGGAAAGGCCGATCCTGCGGTCCAGACGGCTCACCGCGAGACTGCTGCTCTATCTCTCCTGGGGCGTCACGTGGTCGCGGAAGGTTGTGGCCACTGGATCCAGCTAGACGATCCTGAGATAGTAATATCCGAAATTCGCCGTGTCATTGAATTGTCATAA